One part of the Haliaeetus albicilla chromosome 9, bHalAlb1.1, whole genome shotgun sequence genome encodes these proteins:
- the SAMD7 gene encoding sterile alpha motif domain-containing protein 7 isoform X2 → MTPRDHMRKMSILGEQGTLEEKHLYRLASGMAAGELRQRQEMLMRNQLMAVNPQLMGTGQQRMQAIPSQFEPRLVDRDLLPSTEMMASADPRQIHIASHLGPTVPQHANMPNILSNRVYPGPGYSFLQPESMEAVARRQELVQKQNIARMEMEMSAIFQQKEMEKAHRKGLLGLEAPFLYHGMPASPIAFRGRHRLPEGHLPSDLYVHRTTLDEIHGNTMLMATSPYPPVSTLQRERARRPGRRAGNHKTADCSANGTKTQTDDKTTDPASAAADDEKEDKKEAEVETPNKHEQSKNQTEPSAVAKNCKEFEQGLRKNCATHEISTETNSCSNTNEKESNSSCAAFDEKYMYPSAIPFSALPYGFPVPSNPLLPSGAQGLILNGEDISSIEDIRKWTVDDVYNFIVSLPGCSDYAQVFKDHAIDGETLPLLTEEHLLDTMGLKLGPALKIRSQGFGQTLVFR, encoded by the exons ATGACTCCACGGGATCACATGAGAAAAATGTCTATCCTAGGAGAACAAGGAACACTAGAAGAAAAGCACTTATACCGATTAGCAAGTGGCATGGCAGCAGGAG AACTGCGGCAGCGGCAAGAGATGCTAATGAGAAATCAGTTGATGGCAGTAAACCCTCAGCTAATGGGCACAGGCCAGCAGAGAATGCAGGCAATTCCCTCACAGTTTGAGCCTCGACTGGTAGACAG agaTCTGTTGCCTTCAACTGAAATGATGGCATCAGCTGATCCAAGACAAATCCATATTGCGTCACACCTTGGACCCACAGTCCCACAGCACGCAAACATGCCAAACATATTGTCCAACCGTGTTTACCCAGGCCCAG gaTATAGCTTTCTGCAACCAGAATCCATGGAAGCTGTGGCCAGAAGACAGGAACTggttcaaaagcaaaatattgcCAG AATGGAAATGGAGATGAGTgctatttttcagcaaaaagaaatggagaaagctCATCGGAAAGGGCTACTGGGCCTGGAAGCACCTTTCCTTTACCATGGGATGCCAGCTAGTCCCATCGCTTTCCGTGGCAGGCACAGATTACCTGAAGGCCATCTTCCCAGCGACTTATATGTTCATCGTACCACCCTTGATGAAATTCATGGCAACACTATGCTCATGGCAACCAGCCCATACCCTCCAGTCAGCACTTTGCAAAGGGAGAGGGCACGTCGACCAGGGAGGAGAGCTGGAAATCACAAAACTGCAGACTGTAGTGCCAATGGCACAAAGACCCAAACTGATGACAAAACTACGGACCCTGCTTCAGCTGCAGCGGATGATgagaaagaagacaagaaagaagcagaggTGGAGACACCAAACAAACatgaacaaagcaaaaaccagactGAGCCATCTGCAGTTGCCAAAAATTGTAAAGAGTTTGAACAAGGCTTGAGAAAAAACTGTGCTACTCATGAAATTTCTACTGAAACCAACAGCTGCAGCAACACAAACGAGAAGGAATCTAATAGCTcctgtgctgcttttgatgAGAAGTACATGTACCCTTCTGCAATCCCATTCTCAGCATTGCCATACGGATTTCCAGTACCCAGCAACCCATTGCTACCTTCAG GAGCACAAGGCCTGATCCTGAATGGAGAAGACATTTCTTCCATTGAAGACATTCGCAAGTGGACTGTTGATGATGTATACAACTTCATCGTTAGCCTCCCAGGCTGTTCAGATTATGCCCAG GTATTTAAAGACCACGCTATTGATGGAGAAACCCTCCCACTGCTAACAGAGGAACATCTCCTGGATACAATGGGATTAAAACTCGGACCAGCATTGAAAATCCGCTCTCAG GGGTTTGGTCAGACACTGGTCTTCCGCTGA
- the SAMD7 gene encoding sterile alpha motif domain-containing protein 7 isoform X1 — protein MTPRDHMRKMSILGEQGTLEEKHLYRLASGMAAGELRQRQEMLMRNQLMAVNPQLMGTGQQRMQAIPSQFEPRLVDRDLLPSTEMMASADPRQIHIASHLGPTVPQHANMPNILSNRVYPGPGYSFLQPESMEAVARRQELVQKQNIARMEMEMSAIFQQKEMEKAHRKGLLGLEAPFLYHGMPASPIAFRGRHRLPEGHLPSDLYVHRTTLDEIHGNTMLMATSPYPPVSTLQRERARRPGRRAGNHKTADCSANGTKTQTDDKTTDPASAAADDEKEDKKEAEVETPNKHEQSKNQTEPSAVAKNCKEFEQGLRKNCATHEISTETNSCSNTNEKESNSSCAAFDEKYMYPSAIPFSALPYGFPVPSNPLLPSGAQGLILNGEDISSIEDIRKWTVDDVYNFIVSLPGCSDYAQVFKDHAIDGETLPLLTEEHLLDTMGLKLGPALKIRSQVSRRLGNVFYMMNLPLSVPLPPAPGKPSDQPSDIASPLHCNSSGDTLDSPCSQDPETSKAVEQIVSESRENPCDTAGSQADFQMITFQKS, from the exons ATGACTCCACGGGATCACATGAGAAAAATGTCTATCCTAGGAGAACAAGGAACACTAGAAGAAAAGCACTTATACCGATTAGCAAGTGGCATGGCAGCAGGAG AACTGCGGCAGCGGCAAGAGATGCTAATGAGAAATCAGTTGATGGCAGTAAACCCTCAGCTAATGGGCACAGGCCAGCAGAGAATGCAGGCAATTCCCTCACAGTTTGAGCCTCGACTGGTAGACAG agaTCTGTTGCCTTCAACTGAAATGATGGCATCAGCTGATCCAAGACAAATCCATATTGCGTCACACCTTGGACCCACAGTCCCACAGCACGCAAACATGCCAAACATATTGTCCAACCGTGTTTACCCAGGCCCAG gaTATAGCTTTCTGCAACCAGAATCCATGGAAGCTGTGGCCAGAAGACAGGAACTggttcaaaagcaaaatattgcCAG AATGGAAATGGAGATGAGTgctatttttcagcaaaaagaaatggagaaagctCATCGGAAAGGGCTACTGGGCCTGGAAGCACCTTTCCTTTACCATGGGATGCCAGCTAGTCCCATCGCTTTCCGTGGCAGGCACAGATTACCTGAAGGCCATCTTCCCAGCGACTTATATGTTCATCGTACCACCCTTGATGAAATTCATGGCAACACTATGCTCATGGCAACCAGCCCATACCCTCCAGTCAGCACTTTGCAAAGGGAGAGGGCACGTCGACCAGGGAGGAGAGCTGGAAATCACAAAACTGCAGACTGTAGTGCCAATGGCACAAAGACCCAAACTGATGACAAAACTACGGACCCTGCTTCAGCTGCAGCGGATGATgagaaagaagacaagaaagaagcagaggTGGAGACACCAAACAAACatgaacaaagcaaaaaccagactGAGCCATCTGCAGTTGCCAAAAATTGTAAAGAGTTTGAACAAGGCTTGAGAAAAAACTGTGCTACTCATGAAATTTCTACTGAAACCAACAGCTGCAGCAACACAAACGAGAAGGAATCTAATAGCTcctgtgctgcttttgatgAGAAGTACATGTACCCTTCTGCAATCCCATTCTCAGCATTGCCATACGGATTTCCAGTACCCAGCAACCCATTGCTACCTTCAG GAGCACAAGGCCTGATCCTGAATGGAGAAGACATTTCTTCCATTGAAGACATTCGCAAGTGGACTGTTGATGATGTATACAACTTCATCGTTAGCCTCCCAGGCTGTTCAGATTATGCCCAG GTATTTAAAGACCACGCTATTGATGGAGAAACCCTCCCACTGCTAACAGAGGAACATCTCCTGGATACAATGGGATTAAAACTCGGACCAGCATTGAAAATCCGCTCTCAG GTGTCCCGACGTTTGGGCAATGTGTTCTACATGATGAATCTTCCTCTGTCCGTGCCCCTGCCACCTGCTCCAGGGAAACCCTCAGATCAGCCCTCTGACATAGCCTCCCCTCTTCACTGCAATAGTAGTGGCGATACGCTGGATAGTCCCTGCTCTCAGGACCCAGAAACTTCAAAAGCAGTGGAACAGATCGTTtcagaaagcagggaaaacCCATGTGACACAGCTGGATCTCAGGCTGACTTCCAGATGAtcacttttcagaaaagttGA